The following are from one region of the Lineus longissimus chromosome 19, tnLinLong1.2, whole genome shotgun sequence genome:
- the LOC135503470 gene encoding calmodulin-regulated spectrin-associated protein 1-B-like isoform X1, with the protein MGANESKEVQDQISDEGIRAKFQASILWLLTKAQKNVTADQKNLFYEDMEGAWYIKPQLMNRLTSGELYCAACANIFQESPSKWQGHSAVIQTLSRKGIYVVEDDGETTVTETVLMQTAPFRISAHLAMINSIMKAYTSHVVSIEKVVQAVRKFTTVSASSELPYDVEDAMLFWINKSCSTVKRRLEKEHKAKTDAAKKSTSEASGLPSIPLMDDLLKDIGDGSAMATLISFYCPNCLKLDDICLKPYLAIADSLYNIQLVKKFCDSNLPRPVFHFSYNDMMYTSEILKTNLVAFFAEMFYMFEVNKVDCVTGPVMKTATAESPAVVDEAARPTTAKKTAIPPISDVTKRSFQRPAELGKGTSDPELSKLNANLPTRQQLLPKRQQASSDGDEPSQKLSAGAQQSRAWEERRSPEKPTAADIKHRTYSKAQLRKIAAESGIADSTCSTETRSSEGSLLTNVSLDSDLMESATFSFSDTDTPRDTARSTAPANVTDPSHPDYMELQSVTSLVGTARSDTSQRPTGFTEPLMPALLKPAKEKNNSHPKDVESGEAVKRSPGSPTKPVGKVNGSPKHVAPQVDSDSSSDEEFMTPQASQPNTPFGGSPERNTNSLPAKVSPKKSSPQKVVPPSKPVTVAPPVAPPQETETQQNAAFFIDTENGVERPIKSKEPPVEACPFNSRRGAPVSQSFVRTDRPLTANLARKVGIPVIGDSESQAGRLFESVPRRDSEGHSSSDFSDHESSKIHRDHKLKESNDMEGSFYLPPRTDSSADTTRPDSLFGKDKETEQKALSEVQVNDTKPSPTTSFAELKKQRSGVTETPPEVAVYHSETVEAPSMISLKSQFQRSKEEQTSKPVKKTTFAALPNQTTWQESAQKSAQKMKDMNKENEAEAVQPLASEISSIRLKLEAKRRNIELEKKKIEVQWTKQRQRLGKAAFLHVVAKGKGDKIDSIEEEKEEGKSREVSVERKASHRERLPSDDKKFEEIPRREEVQRREEPRHDALSKRRDSEPVRQRTPPPQSRPRSATPPRSETPPRSRTPVQVRTEPAGEEKVRRDSNRSTPPPPPPPSTQAGDMKAEKDGKKYSTEEIKSTIDNVRQKWFVDQSPVHAQKDSGDAKPFQPPNEENANDYGNSLEKLNMSLNDLQGEIMKLTLQQEQITKTITTATPKTSADPQPTTTPVVTMSTSAPTTQTPAPHVPPLSQSHDPYYSQHGKPPIPGDPYGNYPHQNPYMMQPQGPYGSQEFQRYGMPPYPLNASQQGYMQGYPHGVPPHGASPLQQFQQQQMYQHLYGQHPGARQPFPGQTPYSTQSTPPQSYLHNVSAASTQYGVSNYQPYSSTLTTNSNINLPLTQPGQPLSHTGASPSHHHTTTSTAYQRSSPQSPVSASQSKSSPSHYETEPVSDYSRATDGYSSMTSSHMSVSGTGSFHSTGSDPASTAYLPSPTTSLPKPSPVQSPVNTTKQPPSSDYNTNYQEYKANMDRNYKVQSPVSDRSPVHEPEPEPSPEVELPADMNVEEDGSGFYISFGDSVTPKKPKPKFLQKRRKEEEVQEEVAVTKPAPPPVRQPVPQPVVCETSPPQEKHSARHQEIQNASYTVPVDIPQQSPKPDIELQESVRPSPPGVGFVIGQDEKTLKEAEELAIQKRKEKVMQLQMKRRQEAEKKAAKLEQANAKKREEQRLKEEQAEAKKAEEKAKREQIFQAYLARKAAEEEEERGGPPAREPPKPKARKPGKSRPGPAAVKATAAALGGGDDKKSISSASLSSQEEFHARSESPPAQPPGQGIRKMRKGSSPAVIHSLYTKDDASSSSGSVTHRRGDSPGGSGSRLYRSQSAFVLSKAKHRGSMSRLENRKGFSRMNHSDHSDTGSNPDYVGPKLYVKPKSMSNRNVIQNAIAYCCLAGTVNHGLKNKTLEEMDVCEANHFLILFRDAGCKYRALYQYNPDTEEVLKVSGTGPKQVTPKMLDRFYKYNSGQKSFSQINTTKHLSVSIDAITIQSSLWQSKKPSGPVSVAAKRPPPR; encoded by the exons GCAAAGTTCCAAGCCTCTATCTTGTGGTTGTTGACCAAGGCACAGAAGAATGTCACGGCCGACCAGAAGAACCTCTTCTATGAGGATATGGAG GGTGCATGGTACATCAAACCCCAGCTGATGAACCGGTTGACGTCGGGGGAACTTTACTGTGCTGCGTGTGCTAACATCTTCCAGGAATCACCGTCAAAATGGCAAG GGCATTCAGCTGTGATCCAGACTCTGTCACGGAAGGGTATTTACGTGGTAGAGGATGACGGGGAGACGACAGTCACAGAAACAGTCCTCATGCAGACAGCTCCGTTTAGAATT AGTGCCCATCTTGCGATGATCAATTCCATAATGAAAGCTTACACATCACACGTTGTCTCTATAGAAAAGGTCGTACAGGCAGTGAG AAAATTCACGACAGTCTCTGCGTCGAGTGAGTTGCCCTACGATGTGGAAGACGCCATGCTGTTCTGGATCAACAAGTCATGTTCGACGGTCAAGCGGAGATTGGAGAAGGAACACAAGGCAAAAACGGACGCT GCGAAAAAGTCAACGTCCGAAGCATCCGGGTTACCCAGCATTCCATTGATGGATGACCTTCTCAAGGACATTGGGGACGGCAGCGCCATGGCAACCCTCATCAGTTTCTATTGCCCGAATTGCCTTAAACTAGATG ATATATGCCTAAAACCGTACCTAGCGATTGCAGATTCCCTCTATAACATTCAACTCGTCAAGAAGTTCTGCGACTCGAATCTTCCTCGTCCCGTCTTTCATTTCTCGTATAACGACATGATGTACACGTCAGAAATACTCAAGACGAACCTTGTGGCGTTCTTCGCCGAGATGTTCTACATGTTTGAGGTGAATAAGGTCGACTGCGTGACAGGACCGGTGATGAAGACGGCGACAGCTGAATCTCCTGCAGTTGTTGACGAAG CTGCACGGCCAACCACAGCCAAGAAAACTGCAATTCCCCCCATCAGTGATGTGACCAAGAGGAGTTTCCAACGGCCAGCAGAACTTGGCAAGGGCACCTCTGACCCTGAACTCAGCAAACTCAA TGCAAATCTTCCAACCCGCCAACAACTTTTGCCCAAGAGACAGCAAGCTTCCAGCGATGGTGATG AACCGTCTCAGAAATTGAGTGCAGGAGCACAACAGTCCCGTGCCTGGGAGGAACGGCGCTCGCCGGAAAAGCCCACTGCTGCCGACATAAAACATCGAACTTACTCCAAGGCACAGTTACGGAAAATAGCCGCAGAAAGTGGAATTGCCGATAGCACGTGTAGCACAGAGACTCGAAGTAGCGAGGGAAGTTTGTTGACGAATGTTAGCTTGGATTCAGATCTAATGGAGAGTGCGACGTTTAGTTTCTCTGATACGGATACGCCGCGGGATACGGCTCGGAGTACGGCTCCAGCGAACGTCACAGATCCTTCACATCCGGATTATATGGAGTTACAAAGTGTGACCTCGCTGGTTGGGACAGCGCGTTCTGACACGTCGCAAAGACCGACAGGATTTACGGAACCTCTCATGCCCGCGTTATTAAAACCCGCAAAGGAGAAAAACAATAGTCATCCTAAGGACGTTGAAAGTGGCGAGGCGGTGAAACGGAGCCCGGGGTCACCGACTAAACCGGTGGGTAAAGTTAACGGGAGCCCAAAGCATGTTGCGCCACAAGTTGACAGTGATTCGAGTTCTGATGAGGAGTTCATGACGCCGCAGGCTTCGCAGCCTAATACGCCATTTGGTGGTTCACCGGAAAGAAACACTAATTCTTTACCGGCGAAAGTGTCGCCGAAGAAAAGTTCTCCGCAGAAAGTAGTGCCGCCTTCAAAACCTGTTACTGTAGCACCACCTGTTGCCCCGCCACAGGAAACAGAAACGCAGCAAAATGCGGCATTCTTTATAGACACTGAAAACGGCGTCGAAAGACCTATCAAATCTAAAGAACCTCCAGTGGAGGCCTGTCCATTTAATTCACGCCGTGGTGCTCCGGTTTCTCAAAGTTTTGTCAGGACTGACCGGCCATTGACTGCAAATTTAGCGCGCAAAGTTGGTATACCAGTGATAGGGGACAGTGAATCGCAAGCTGGGCGTTTGTTTGAGAGTGTGCCGCGTCGCGATTCTGAGGGTCACAGCTCTAGCGACTTTTCTGATCATGAGTCAAGTAAGATTCATCGGGATCATAAACTGAAGGAGAGTAACGACATGGAGGGGTCGTTTTATCTTCCTCCACGGACTGACTCCTCCGCTGACACTACGCGCCCAGATTCGTTATTCGGGAAAGATAAGGAGACTGAACAGAAGGCATTATCGGAGGTACAGGTCAATGATACGAAACCCAGCCCTACGACAAGCTTTGCAGAGTTGAAGAAACAGCGTAGTGGGGTGACAGAAACGCCTCCAGAAGTCGCTGTGTATCATTCTGAAACTGTAGAGGCACCGTCGATGATATCGCTAAAATCACAATTTCAGAGATCGAAGGAGGAGCAGACGTCGAAACCGGTTAAAAAGACGACGTTTGCTGCGCTGCCCAATCAAACAACGTGGCAGGAGAGCGCACAGAAAAGTGCTCAGAAGATGAAggatatgaataaagaaaatgAGGCAGAAGCAGTGCAACCTTTGGCATCGGAAATTTCGAGTATTCGTCTGAAATTGGAAGCGAAACGACGGAACATAGAGTTGGAAAAGAAAAAGATTGAAGTGCAGTGGACGAAGCAGAGGCAACGTTTAGGGAAGGCAGCGTTCCTGCATGTGGTGGCGAAGGGGAAGGGCGATAAGATTGACAGTATAGAGGAAGAGAAGGAAGAGGGGAAATCACGCGAGGTTTCGGTGGAGCGGAAAGCGAGTCATCGTGAGCGTCTGCCGTCGGATGATAAGAAATTTGAAGAGATACCAAGGCGAGAGGAGGTACAGAGACGGGAAGAGCCAAGGCATGATGCGTTGTCAAAACGGCGTGATTCTGAACCGGTTCGGCAGCGGACGCCACCACCGCAGTCCCGGCCACGGTCTGCTACGCCTCCAAGATCCGAGACCCCGCCGCGGTCACGTACGCCTGTCCAGGTGCGGACAGAACCTGCTGGGGAAGAGAAAGTTCGCCGTGATAGTAACAGGTCCACgccaccaccaccgccaccaccaTCAACACAGGCTGGTGACATGAAGGCGGAGAAAGATGGGAAGAAGTATTCAACAGAGGAGATAAAGTCGACGATAGACAACGTCCGGCAGAAATGGTTCGTGGACCAATCGCCAGTACATGCACAAAAAGATTCAGGTGACGCTAAACCATTCCAACCACCGAATGAGGAGAATGCCAACGACTATGGGAACTCTTTAGAGAAATTGAATATGAGTCTTAATGATCTACAAGGTGAGATCATGAAGTTGACGTTACAGCAGGAGCAGATTACGAAAACGATAACTACAGCTACACCGAAGACTTCTGCTGATCCGCAGCCAACGACGACACCAGTGGTGACCATGTCAACGTCTGCTCCAACCACCCAGACGCCTGCTCCTCATGTTCCTCCACTCAGCCAATCACATGATCCGTATTATTCTCAGCACGGGAAGCCCCCGATACCCGGCGATCCTTACGGGAATTATCCTCACCAGAATCCCTATATGATGCAGCCCCAGGGGCCATACGGCAGCCAGGAGTTTCAACGCTATGGGATGCCGCCGTACCCTTTGAATGCAAGCCAGCAAGGGTACATGCAGGGGTACCCGCATGGGGTGCCACCACATGGTGCATCCCCACTGCAACAGTTTCAACAGCAGCAGATGTATCAACACTTATACGGGCAACACCCGGGGGCCAGACAACCGTTCCCTGGTCAGACGCCGTATTCAACCCAGTCAACACCTCCACAATCATATCTCCACAATGTCTCGGCCGCGTCGACGCAATACGGCGTCTCTAACTATCAACCGTACAGTTCAACACTTacaacaaattcaaatattaaTCTACCGCTAACGCAACCTGGTCAGCCTCTCAGTCATACTGGTGCCTCTCCGTCACATCATCACACAACGACATCAACGGCATATCAGCGATCTTCACCTCAATCTCCTGTGTCCGCGTCACAATCGAAATCTTCCCCGTCGCATTATGAAACAGAGCCAGTGTCGGATTATTCACGTGCGACGGACGGTTATAGTTCTATGACGAGTAGTCACATGTCAGTGTCCGGTACCGGTAGTTTCCATAGCACCGGGTCTGATCCGGCTTCAACTGCATACCTCCCGTCACCTACCACAAGTCTTCCAAAACCATCCCCTGTACAAAGTCCAGTGAACACTACGAAACAACCGCCATCTAGTGACTACAATACAAATTACCAGGAGTATAAAGCGAATATGGACCGTAATTATAAAGTTCAGAGTCCGGTTTCGGATCGTAGTCCGGTTCATGAACCAGAACCGGAACCGTCACCGGAGGTGGAACTTCCTGCTGATATGAATGTTGAGGAGGATGGTAGTGGATTTTATATTTCGTTTGGTGATTCTGTCACTCCTAAAAAACCGAAACCGAAATTCCTGCAGAAACGCCGCAAAGAGGAAGAGGTTCAAGAAGAGGTGGCGGTAACGAAACCGGCTCCGCCGCCAGTACGGCAACCAGTACCACAACCGGTGGTATGTGAGACATCACCGCCACAGGAGAAACACTCGGCGCGACATCAGGAGATTCAAAATGCTTCCTATACGGTTCCGGTGGATATACCGCAGCAGTCACCAAAGCCGGATATAGAACTTCAAGAGAGCGTGCGACCAAGTCCACCTGGTGTTGGCTTTGTGATAGGACAGGATGAAAAGACCCTGAAAGAG GCGGAAGAACTGGCGATCCAGAAACGTAAGGAAAAAGTGATGCAACTACAGATGAAGCGACGTCAGGAAGCGGAAAAGAAGGCGGCCAAGTTGGAACAAGCCAATGCAAAGAAACGCGAGGAGCAACG ATTGAAAGAAGAGCAGGCAGAGGCGAAAAAGGCAGAAGAAAAAGCAAAACGGGAGCAAATCTTCCAGGCGTACCTCGCACGCAAAGCTGCCGAGGAGGAAGAAGAGCGTGGTGGACCTCCGGCGCGGGAACCGCCGAAACCCAAGGCCAGAAAACCTGGTAAATCTCGTCCCGGCCCTGCTGCAGTCAAAGCAACTGCTGCAGCGCTCGGGGGTGGCGATGACAAGAAGTCGATATCGTCCGCATCCCTGAGTTCCCAAGAGGAGTTTCATGCGCGGTCTGAGTCGCCGCCCGCTCAGCCCCCTGGGCAAGGTATTAGAAAGATGCGAAAAG GAAGCAGCCCAGCCGTCATCCATTCTCTCTACACGAAAGACGACGCATCATCGTCGTCAGGCAGCGTCACCCATCGCCGTGGAGACAGTCCAGGTGGGTCGGGATCCAGACTATACCGCAGCCAATCAG CGTTTGTTTTGAGTAAAGCGAAGCATCGTGGTTCGATGAGTAGGCTAG aaaaccGCAAAGGCTTCTCACGGATGAATCACAGTGATCACAGTGACACCGGGTCCAATCCGGACTACGTGGGACCCAAACTCTACGTGAAACCCAAGTCGATGTCCAATCGAAATGTGATCCAGAATGCCATAGCATATTGTTGCCTGGCTGGTACAGTCAACCATGGACTCAAAAATAAAACCTTAGAA GAAATGGACGTCTGTGAAGCGAATCACTTCTTGATTCTGTTCCGGGACGCTGGGTGTAAATACCGGGCGCTCTACCAGTACAATCCCGACACAGAGGAAGTCCTGAAAGTCAGCGGCACAGGCCCAAAACAAGTTACGCCCAAAATGTTAGATAGGTTTTATAA GTACAACTCTGGACAGAAGAGCTTCAGCCAGATTAACACGACGAAACATTTATCCGTCTCCATCGATGCTATAACGATCCAATCAAGTCTCTGGCAGAGCAAGAAGCCATCGGGACCAGTGTCCGTCGCTGCCAAACGCCCGCCGCCCAGATGA